A stretch of Camelina sativa cultivar DH55 chromosome 18, Cs, whole genome shotgun sequence DNA encodes these proteins:
- the LOC104763126 gene encoding LOW QUALITY PROTEIN: berberine bridge enzyme-like 4 (The sequence of the model RefSeq protein was modified relative to this genomic sequence to represent the inferred CDS: inserted 3 bases in 2 codons; deleted 5 bases in 3 codons; substituted 3 bases at 3 genomic stop codons) — protein LCVCVLLLCSIYYWLQGWESQNVPLPAIYFVSFLALYFSFYTITPTTSSASLQDRFINCLQRNTNVDFPFFAPAKNVSMFNEVLESTAQNLRFLTESMPKPGFIFTPTHESHVQASIICSKKLEIHLRVRSGGHDYEGLSFVSQIGKPFILMDLSKMREVNINIKDNSAWVQAGATVGELYYRIAEKSKVHGYLAGLCSSLGIGGHITGGAYGSMMRKYGLGGDNVLDAKIVDANXMGEDMFWAIRGGGGARRRLEDMFWDXRRRWKIKLVPVPKTVTVFTVTKTLEQDVGNKILSKWQVVAADKLVEELFIRVVINVAXKQTVTTSYNALFLEGKDALMKVMKNGFPELGLTLKNCIEMSWXNLESIVYISGFPSDIPTNVLLRGKSPFLKISFKAKSDFVKTPIPGSGLKGIFKKFLKEDNPLMTWNXTSYGGMMAKIPESEIPFPHRKGVIFKIQYLTAWPESDKRPSKHINWIRDLYSYMKPYVSSNPRQAYVNHRDLDLGKNTKNARSSFKQAQVWGGKYFKENFNRLVRIKTKVYPDNFFRHEQSIPLML, from the exons ttgtgtgtgtgtgttttgcttCTCTGTTCTATATACTATTGGCTGCAGGGATGGGAGTCTCAAAACGTACCACTCCCtgcaatttattttgtttcctttttagcTCTATACTTTTCATTCTACACCATAACACCGACAACTTCTTCAGCCTCCCTGCAAGATCGATTCATCAACTGTCtccaaagaaacacaaatgttGATTTCCCATTCTTTGCTCCTGCGAAAAACGTCTCTATGTTCAACGAAGTCCTCGAGTCAACGGCTCAGAATCTACGATTCTTGACAGAATCCATGCCTAAACCAGGATTCATATTCACACCTACTCATGAGTCTCATGTCCAAGCTTCCATCATATGTTCCAAGAAACTTGAAATCCATCTCCGTGTCAGAAGCGGTGGTCACGACTACGAAGGCTTGTCTTTTGTCTCACAAATCGGAAAACCGTTTATATTGATGGATCTGTCAAAGATGAGAGAGGTCAACATTAACATCAAAGACAACAGTGCATGGGTTCAGGCTGGTGCTACAGTTGGTGAACTTTATTACAG gattgcagagaagaGCAAAGTCCATGGGTACCTGGCGGGTTTATGCTCGAGCTTAGGCATAGGAGGGCACATAACAGGTGGTGCATACGGATCAATGATGAGGAAATATGGTCTTGGTGGAGATAATGTGCTAGACGCAAAGATCGTTGATGCCAA GATGGGTGAGGATATGTTTTGGGCGATTAGAGGAGGCGGTGGAGCGAGGAGGCGATTAGAGGATATGTTTTGG GATTAGAGGAGGCGGTGGAAGATCAAACTTGTTCCTGTTCCTAAAACTGTAACCGTCTTCACCGTCACCAAAACGTTAGAACAAGACGTTGGCAACAAGATTCTTTCCAAGTGGCAAGTGGTCGCAGCGGACAAGCTTGTTGAAGAGCTATTCATCAGAGTGGTCATTAACGTAG GGAAACAAACTGTGACAACATCGTACAACGCCCTGTTTCTTGAAGGCAAAGACGCGTTGATGAAAGTTATGAAGAACGGGTTTCCAGAGCTAGGGCTAACACTTAAAAATTGTATCGAAATGAGCTGG TGAAATCTTGAATCCATAGTTTACATTTCTGGTTTCCCGAGCGACATTCCTACTAATGTTTTGCTTCGAGGGAAGTCTCCTTTCCTAAAGATCAGCTTCAAAGCCAAATCAGATTTCGTGAAAACCCCA ATTCCTGGATCAGGGCTCAAAGGTATCTTCAAGAAGTTTCTCAAAGAAGATAATCCATTGATGACATGGAACTAAACAAGTTACGGAGGAATGATGGCGAAGATCCCTGAATCCGAGATCCCTTTCCCGCATAGAAAAGGAGTCATCTTCAAGATTCAGTATCTAACCGCTTGGCCAGAGAGCGACAAGAGACCGAGCAAACACATCAACTGGATCAGAGATCTTTACAGTTACATGAAACCTTATGTCTCAAGTAATCCACGGCAAGCTTACGTGAACCACCGTGATCTAGACCTAGGAAAGAACACGAAAAACGCGAGATCGAgctttaaacaagctcaagtctgGGGAGGTAAGTACTTCAAAGAAAATTTCAATAGATTGGTGAGGATTAAAACAAAGGTTTATCCAGATAACTTCTTCAGACACGAGCAAAGCATCCCACTTATGCTCTAA
- the LOC104760506 gene encoding berberine bridge enzyme-like 7, whose protein sequence is MIYLCNFKHKKTKTLKMRTLEAFAVSLILVFLVKWVNSDSNSLPGRDQFLSCMSTHSDSSFKTPKSFIHNPDSRLYADFSQSLSQNYNFLSLNFTSQKPILIATPRTESEVQRSLLCSRKLGVQVRTKSGGHDYEGLSYLSLHSPFIILDLVNVRSIDINLADETAWVGAGATIGELYYKIAKLSKIHGFPAGTCPSVGVGGHFSGGGFGAMMRKHGLAADNIVDARFVDSNGRIYNSRREMGEDLFWAIRGGGAASFGVVVSWKVKLVRVPEKVTCFTRYLPFTQNMTKIVHRWQHIAAELEDDLFIRVIIYNSGGSVQATFQANYLGGIDKLIPLMNQKFPELGLKVQDCSEMSWIDSIMYFNWKKGQPLETLLDREQRYNDLYFKAKSDFVKNPVPEIGLEGIWKRFHEVESPMMIMEPLGGKMYEIGERETPFPHRRGNLYNIQYMVKWRVKDIGEMEKHVRWMRLLYRYMSVYVSGSPRGAYLNYRDLDLGMNRGINTSFEDARLWGYRYFGGNFKRLAMVKGKIDPTNFFRNEQSIPPLVV, encoded by the coding sequence atgatATATCTCTGTAACttcaaacacaagaaaaccaaaacactAAAGATGAGAACGCTTGAAGCTTTTGCTGTGTCTCTTATTCTTGTCTTTTTAGTCAAATGGGTCAATTCTGATTCCAATTCTCTTCCTGGTAGAGACCAATTTCTTAGTTGCATGTCGACACATTCTGATTCAAGCTTCAAAACCCCTAAAAGCTTCATCCACAATCCAGATTCAAGACTATATGCCGATTTCTCGCAATCTTTATCGCAAAACTACAATTTCCTGAGCTTGAATTTCACAAGCCAGAAGCCGATTCTGATCGCTACACCAAGAACTGAATCAGAAGTCCAGAGATCATTACTCTGCAGCAGGAAACTTGGGGTGCAAGTTAGGACTAAAAGCGGTGGTCATGACTATGAAGGCCTTTCTTACCTCTCATTACACTCGCCTTTCATTATCCTCGACCTCGTTAATGTTCGATCGATCGATATCAACCTCGCGGATGAAACAGCTTGGGTTGGAGCCGGTGCTACGATCGGTGAGCTTTACTATAAAATTGCTAAATTGAGCAAGATCCATGGCTTTCCTGCAGGAACATGCCCTAGTGTTGGAGTTGGAGGTCATTTTAGTGGAGGAGGGTTTGGCGCAATGATGAGGAAACACGGGTTAGCCGCAGATAACATTGTGGACGCGCGTTTTGTAGACTCAAACGGGAGAATCTACAACAGTAGGAGAGAAATGGGTGAAGATTTGTTCTGGGCGATTAGAGGAGGTGGAGCAGCTAGCTTTGGGGTTGTAGTTTCATGGAAAGTGAAGCTAGTTAGGGTTCCGGAGAAAGTAACGTGCTTCACAAGGTACTTACCTTTCACACAGAACATGACGAAAATAGTTCATAGATGGCAGCACATTGCAGCAGAGCTTGAAGATGACCTCTTCATCCGAGTCATCATTTACAATTCCGGAGGATCTGTTCAAGCTACATTCCAAGCAAATTATCTTGGAGGTATCGATAAATTGATTCCTTTGATGAATCAGAAGTTTCCGGAATTAGGGTTGAAGGTTCAAGACTGTTCGGAAATGAGCTGGATCGATTCAATAATGTACTTTAACTGGAAGAAAGGGCAGCCACTAGAGACTCTTCTCGATCGAGAACAAAGATACAATGATCTGTATTTCAAAGCAAAATCTGACTTTGTCAAGAACCCGGTTCCTGAAATCGGTCTAGAAGGTATATGGAAGAGGTTTCACGAGGTCGAATCTCCAATGATGATAATGGAACCATTAGGTGGTAAAATGTATGAGATTGGTGAAAGAGAGACTCCATTTCCACATAGAAGAGGGAATCTAtataatatacagtatatggtGAAATGGAGAGTGAAGGACATTGGAGAGATGGAGAAGCATGTGAGATGGATGAGATTGCTTTATAGGTATATGAGCGTTTATGTCTCGGGATCACCAAGAGGAGCTTATTTGAATTACAGAGATCTTGATTTAGGTATGAATAGAGGGATTAATACAAGCTTTGAAGATGCGAGGTTATGGGGGTATAGGTATTTTGGAGGTAATTTCAAGAGATTGGCTATGGTTAAAGGGAAGATTGATCCAACCAATTTCTTCAGGAATGAACAAAGTATTCCTCCTTTGGTTGTCTAA
- the LOC104760505 gene encoding probable anion transporter 5 produces MKLSNIPQRYVIVFLTFLSTCVCYIERVGFSIAYTVAADAAGINQSSKGTILSTFFVGYACSQVPGGWAAQKIGGRKVLLLSFVLWSSTCFLVPLDPNRVGLLVVARLLVGVAQGFIFPSIHTVLAQWVPPHERSRLVSITTSGMYLGAALGMWLLPALVELRGPESVFLAEALAGVIWSLLWIRYATDPPRSEHPKAAAAGFGGALLPTNVNHHKVTHIPWKKIMLSLPVWAIVVNNFTFHYALYVLMNWLPTYFELGLQISLQGMDSSKMVPYLNMFVFSIVGGFIADYLITKRILSVTRTRKFLNTVGFLVASAALMALPIFRTESGVILCSSVALGFLALGRAGFAVNHMDIAPRYAGIVMGVSNTAGTLAGIIGVDLTGKLLEASKLVYSDLSHPESWRVVFFIPGLLCIFSSVVFLLFSTGERIFD; encoded by the coding sequence ATGAAGTTATCAAATATCCCGCAACGTTATGTCATAGTCTTCTTAACTTTCCTCAGCACCTGCGTGTGTTACATAGAGCGTGTTGGCTTCTCTATTGCGTATACCGTCGCTGCAGATGCTGCTGGGATCAACCAATCAAGCAAAGGAACCATACTTTCTACATTCTTTGTTGGCTACGCTTGCTCTCAAGTCCCTGGAGGTTGGGCAGCTCAGAAAATTGGAGGAAGGAAAGTTCTTCTTCTGTCATTTGTGTTATGGTCATCGACATGTTTCTTGGTTCCTCTTGATCCAAACAGAGTCGGGCTTTTAGTTGTTGCCCGTTTACTTGTTGGTGTTGCTCAAGGTTTCATCTTTCCTTCTATCCACACAGTTTTGGCTCAGTGGGTTCCTCCTCATGAAAGGTCTAGATTGGTTTCCATAACGACATCGGGAATGTATTTAGGTGCAGCTTTAGGAATGTGGCTTCTCCCTGCTTTAGTTGAGCTTAGAGGGCCGGAATCAGTTTTCTTAGCAGAGGCATTGGCAGGTGTTATATGGTCATTACTTTGGATTAGGTACGCTACTGACCCACCTCGGTCCGAGCATCCAaaagctgctgctgctggatTTGGAGGTGCTCTGTTGCCGACTAATGTAAACCACCATAAAGTTACTCATATCCCGTGGAAGAAAATCATGCTCAGCTTACCTGTTTGGGCAATCGTGGTTAACAATTTCACATTCCATTACGCTTTATATGTGTTGATGAACTGGCTTCCAACGTATTTCGAGCTTGGACTCCAGATCAGTCTCCAAGGAATGGATTCATCAAAGATGGTGCCATACCTCAACATGTTTGTGTTCTCCATTGTTGGTGGCTTTATCGCAGACTATTTGATCACCAAGAGAATACTCTCAGTAACCAGAACCCGCAAGTTCTTGAACACGGTTGGGTTCCTAGTTGCTTCAGCAGCATTGATGGCTTTGCCTATATTTAGAACCGAGAGTGGTGTGATCCTTTGTTCCTCTGTGGCTCTTGGGTTTTTGGCACTAGGAAGAGCAGGTTTTGCGGTGAACCATATGGATATTGCTCCAAGATATGCAGGAATTGTGATGGGAGTTTCAAATACTGCTGGGACATTAGCTGGAATCATTGGTGTAGATTTGACTGGAAAGCTTCTTGAAGCATCTAAATTGGTTTACTCAGATTTGTCACACCCTGAGAGCTGGAGAGTTGTGTTCTTCATCCCGGGTTTGCTCTGTATCTTTAGCTCCGTTGTGTTTTTGCTGTTTTCTACAGGAGAAAGGATCtttgattga
- the LOC104760508 gene encoding tubulin beta-4 chain: MDLEPGTMDSLRSGPFGQIFRPDNFVFGQSGAGNNWAKGHYTEGAELIDSVLDVVRKEAENSDCLQGFQVCHSLGGGTGSGMGTLLISKIREEYPDRMMMTFSVFPSPKVSDTVVEPYNATLSVHQLVENADECMVLDNEALYDICFRTLKLANPTFGDLNHLISATMSGVTCCLRFPGQLNSDLRKLAVNLIPFPRLHFFMVGFAPLTSRGSQQYSALSVPELTQQMWDAKNMMCAADPRHGRYLTASAVFRGKLSTKEVDEQMMNIQNKNSSYFVEWIPNNVKSSVCDIAPKGLKMASTFIGNSTSIQEMFRRVSEQFTAMFRRKAFLHWYTGEGMDEMEFTEAESNMNDLVAEYQQYQDATAGEEEYEEEEEEYET; encoded by the exons ATGGATCTGGAGCCTGGTACCATGGATTCCCTCAGATCTGGTCCCTTTGGTCAGATTTTTCGTCCTGATAACTTCGTCTTTGGCCAGTCCGGTGCTGGTAACAACTGGGCCAAAGGTCACTATACCGAAGGTGCTGAGTTGATTGATTCCGTTCTCGATGTTGTTAGGAAGGAGGCTGAGAACAGCGATTGCCTTCAAG GTTTCCAAGTGTGTCATTCGTTGGGTGGAGGAACCGGATCTGGAATGGGAACTCTTTTGATTTCTAAGATTAGAGAAGAGTATCCAGATCGTATGATGATGACCTTTTCAGTGTTTCCTTCTCCTAAGGTCTCTGACACTGTTGTTGAGCCATACAATGCTACTCTCTCTGTGCATCAGCTTGTTGAGAACGCTGACGAGTGTATGGTTTTGGACAATGAGGCTCTTTACGATATCTGTTTCCGTACCTTGAAGCTTGCTAACCCTACCT TTGGTGATCTTAACCACCTCATCTCGGCTACGATGAGTGGTGTTACCTGCTGTCTTCGTTTCCCTGGTCAGCTAAACTCTGACCTTAGGAAGCTTGCTGTGAACCTTATCCCTTTCCCAAGGCTTCACTTCTTCATGGTTGGTTTTGCTCCATTGACATCGAGAGGATCACAGCAATACAGTGCCTTGAGTGTCCCTGAATTGACCCAGCAGATGTGGGATGCTAAGAACATGATGTGCGCTGCTGACCCTCGTCACGGACGTTACTTGACTGCATCCGCTGTGTTCCGTGGAAAGCTGAGCACGAAAGAGGTTGATGAGCAGATGATGAACATTCAGAACAAGAACTCCTCGTACTTTGTGGAATGGATCCCAAACAACGTTAAGTCCAGTGTCTGTGATATTGCACCAAAGGGTTTGAAAATGGCGTCCACTTTCATTGGTAACTCAACTTCGATCCAGGAGATGTTCAGGCGTGTGAGTGAGCAGTTCACAGCTATGTTCAGGAGAAAGGCTTTCCTTCATTGGTACACAGGAGAAGGCATGGACGAGATGGAGTTCACTGAAGCAGAGAGCAACATGAATGATCTTGTCGCAGAGTACCAGCAGTACCAAGATGCTACAGCCGGAGAAGAGGAGtacgaggaggaagaagaggagtaCGAGACTTAA
- the LOC104760507 gene encoding uncharacterized protein LOC104760507, whose protein sequence is MSQPWKIPKSSRILRFISEFQNSTKRGGSLFVETGFPASLIDLFFKNRDRFKKPTPNRFQRIERQIQTAPNASSLINHQDTILANPPKREAIRSKIEKSNCVNGKLAAENKNAIKNSGCVCGGGSAFVLMAFKVLIVALLALSTKKKLTIGITLSTFALLLTELVAASVFTRSKLCKTDGNKNAISRVKIETLDETQVPKSVPCLKETEQPVKAETEDSNSKDTTIRDLLSKDEKSPSKSSRLKSKIVKKLRSYNMKKKKKTMKIKEESSLVEVSSLVLEDKTELSTKSAAAEKDEEKLKDQSLSGTALIVIVLTSLLFGKILAIVLTLSCLVLRFGVAKKI, encoded by the coding sequence aTGTCTCAACCATGGAAAATACCAAAATCGAGCCGTATCTTAAGATTCATATCGGAGTTTCAGAATTCTACGAAACGCGGCGGGTCTTTGTTCGTCGAAACTGGCTTCCCAGCTTCTTTGATCGATCTCTTCTTCAAAAACCGCGATCGTTTCAAGAAACCAACGCCTAATCGCTTCCAACGAATCGAACGCCAGATTCAAACCGCTCCAAACGCTTCTTCGTTGATTAATCATCAAGATACAATTTTGGCAAACCCCCCGAAGAGGGAAGCTATTAGGAGTAAGATCGAGAAATCTAATTGCGTTAATGGTAAACTAGCGGCAGAGAATAAGAACGCGATTAAAAATAGTGGTTGCGTTTGCGGTGGAGGCAGTGCGTTCGTTTTGATGGcgtttaaagttttaatagtGGCGTTGCTCGCCTTGAgcacgaagaagaagctcactATCGGAATCACTCTCTCCACCTTCGCTCTTCTCTTAACGGAGCTCGTAGCGGCAAGTGTGTTCACTCGCTCCAAGCTCTGTAAAACCGACGGAAACAAAAACGCGATTTCCCGcgtaaaaatcgaaactttagaTGAAACTCAAGTTCCCAAATCGGTTCCTTGTctgaaagaaacagagcagcCAGTAAAAGCTGAAACAGAGGATTCAAACTCGAAAGATACAACGATCCGTGATCTGTTGTCCAAGGACGAGAAGTCACCAAGTAAAAGTTCAAGACTAAAATCGAAGATTGTGAAGAAGCTGAGGAGTTacaatatgaagaagaagaagaagacgatgaagatcaaagaagagTCTTCTTTGGTTGAAGTCTCGAGTTTGGTTCTAGAAGACAAAACCGAGCTGAGTACTAAGTCTGCTGCTGCTGAGAAAGACGAAGAAAAGTTGAAAGACCAGTCATTGAGTGGGACTGCTCTGATCGTGATTGTGCTGACTAGTCTCTTATTTGGGAAGATCTTAGCCATTGTTCTTACTCTATCTTGTCTTGTTCTTAGATTCGGAGTTgccaaaaaaatctaa
- the LOC104763127 gene encoding protein POLLENLESS 3-LIKE 1, which translates to FQEQLVSKDLNRAISLYWAAINAGDRVDSALKDMALVMNQLDRTNEGIEAVKSYRYLCPFESQDSIDNLLLDLYKKSGRIQEEAELLERKLKTLEQQDTHYGGRIIAVKRSYGKQNNKTIEQEKARILGNLAWVHLQLHNYGIAEQYYRNALSLEPDNNKLCNLAVCLIRMDRILEAKSLLEDVRQSLGNQWSNESFWKSFERATDMLAERERATVADNPEELLRSSSADNISSRCSGVIKENEALAGTSTEVDNIYKTNSHVSSESVAQTSPGLITQPRECKWGGDGEVDQRKWNVTVGAARRLRFGNHYEKSVETEASTTKGKTLGQTLIDVLHQFISGGGDGDCMTSKARKLCADLIKEREDNEKACQRTASESSSA; encoded by the exons TTTCAAGAACAGTTGGTTTCTAAAGACCTGAATCGAGCAATCTCGTTGTATTGGGCTGCGATTAATGCTGGAGATCGAGTTGATAGTGCATTGAAAGACATGGCTCTAGTTATGAACCAGTTGGATCGAACCAATGAAGGAATCGAAGCTGTCAAGTCTTATCGATATCTCTGCCCTTTTGAATCCCAAGATTCCATTGATAACTTGTTACTTGATCTCTACAAG AAGTCAGGGAGGATTCAAGAGGAAGCAGAGTTGCTTGAACGCAAACTGAAAACACTTGAGCAACAAGACACGCACTATGGTGGTAGGATCATAGCTGTGAAAAGAAGCTACGGGAAGCAGAACAACAAGACTATCGAGCAAGAGAAAGCGCG GATTCTAGGGAACTTAGCTTGGGTTCACTTACAGCTTCATAACTATGGAATTGCAGAGCAGTATTACAG GAACGCTTTGTCTTTGGAGCCTGACAATAACAAGCTGTGCAATCTTGCGGTCTGTTTGATACGTATGGATAGGATCCTGGAAGCTAAATCTCTGCTTGAGGATGTAAGACAGTCTCTAGGGAATCAATGGAGCAACGAATCATTTTGGAAGTCTTTTGAACGGGCTACTGATATGTTAGCAGAAAGAGAACGTGCCACAGTAGCGGATAATCCAGAAGAATTGTTGAGAAGTAGCTCTGCAGATAACATCTCTTCAAGGTGTTCAGGTGTGATTAAAGAAAACGAGGCTCTAGCTGGAACTAGCACAGAAGTGGATAACATTTACAAGACGAACTCGCACGTTTCCTCTGAATCGGTTGCACAAACCTCGCCAGGTCTGATTACACAACCCCGGGAATGTAAATGGGGAGGAGATGGGGAAGTAGATCAGAGAAAATGGAATGTGACAGTTGGTGCTGCTCGAAGGCTAAGGTTTGGGAATCATTATGAGAAGAGCGTTGAAACAGAAGCCTCGACTACTAAAGGGAAGACACTGGGTCAGACTTTGATTGACGTACTGCATCAATTCAtcagtggtggtggtgatggagaTTGCATGACAAGCAAAGCAAGGAAGTTGTGTGCAGATTTAATCAAAGAAAGGGAAGATAACGAAAAAGCATGTCAGAGAACTGCTTCAGAATCTTCTTCAGCTTAG
- the LOC104760504 gene encoding berberine bridge enzyme-like 4 — protein sequence MGISKPLHTISCISFLVLYFSFYCITPTSSSSASLQNEFISCVKTNTHVDFPLETTLFAPAKNVSMFNQVLESTAQNLRFLAKSMPKPGFIFRPIHESQVQASIICSKKLGIHFRVRSGGHDFEAMSFVSRIETPFILIDFSKLRQIDVDIEDNSTWVQAGATLGELYYRIAEKSKIHGFPAGLCTSVGIGGYMTGGGYGSLMRKYGLAGDNVLDVKMVDANGKLLNRTSMGEDLFWALRGGGGASFGIVLAWNIKLVPVPETLTMFTVTKTPKQDPGMKIISKWQRMASKVMEELHIRVEFTAVGNKGNRTVMMSYKGQFLGEKVTLMKVMNKVFPELGLTDQDCTEMSWIESALRNGGFANGSSIDVLLQLQSPLGKNYFKAKSDFVKEPISPLGIKGMFKRLIKEDTPFLNWTPYGGMMARIPESEIPFPHRNGILFQILYQTNWPENDKRPSRHINWIRELYSYMAPYVSSNPRQAYVNYRDLDLGQNMNNAKVNSIEAKTWGAKYFKDNYNRLVKIKTKVDPENFFRYEQSIPPMV from the exons ATGGGAATTTCAAAGCCACTCCATACAATTTCTTGTATATCATTTTTAGtcttatatttttcattctATTGCATAACACCaacctcttcttcatcagccTCCCTGCAAAATGAATTCATCAGCTGTGTCAAAACAAACACGCATGTTGATTTCCCACTTGAGACAACGCTCTTTGCTCCCGCGAAAAACGTCTCTATGTTTAACCAAGTTCTCGAGTCGACGGCTCAGAATCTTCGGTTCTTGGCAAAATCTATGCCTAAACCGGGGTTCATATTCAGGCCCATTCATGAGTCTCAAGTTCAAGCTTCAATCATCTGCTCCAAGAAACTAGGGATTCATTTTCGTGTTCGAAGCGGTGGTCATGACTTCGAGGCCATGTCTTTTGTTTCACGGATCGAAACACCGTTTATATTGATAGATTTTTCGAAACTGAGACAAATCGATGTTGATATTGAGGACAATAGTACTTGGGTTCAAGCTGGTGCTACACTCGGAGAGCTTTACTACAG AATTGCAGAGAAGAGCAAGATCCATGGATTTCCCGCGGGTTTGTGCACGAGCGTAGGCATAGGTGGGTATATGACAGGCGGTGGATACGGTTCCTTGATGAGGAAGTATGGTCTTGCGGGAGACAATGTTCTAGACGTGAAGATGGTTGATGCTAATGGTAAATTACTCAACAGAACCTCGATGGGTGAGGATCTGTTTTGGGCCCTTAGAGGAGGCGGTGGAGCTAGTTTTGGTATAGTTCTAGCATGGAATATCAAGCTTGTACCTGTTCCTGAGACCCTAACCATGTTCACCGTTACCAAAACGCCAAAACAAGACCCAGGGATGAAGATCATTTCAAAGTGGCAAAGAATGGCATCCAAGGTTATGGAAGAGCTACACATCCGAGTTGAATTCACTGCCGTTGGAAATAAAGGAAACAGGACTGTGATGATGTCCTACAAAGGTCAGTTTCTTGGCGAGAAAGTCACCTTGATGAAGGTTATGAATAAGGTCTTTCCAGAACTAGGGTTGACTGATCAGGATTGTACCGAAATGAGCTGGATTGAGTCCGCTCTTCGCAATGGTGGATTTGCAAATGGTTCTTCTATTGATGTTTTGCTTCAGCTCCAGTCTCCTTTAGGGAAAAATTACTTCAAAGCAAAGTCTGATTTCGTTAAAGAACCCATCTCTCCTTTAGGAATCAAAGGAATGTTCAAAAGATTGATTAAAGAAGACACACCGTTTCTGAATTGGACTCCTTACGGTGGTATGATGGCGAGAATCCCTGAATCTGAGATCCCATTTCCGCATAGAAACGGAATCCTCTTCCAGATTCTCTATCAAACAAACTGGCCGGAGAATGACAAGAGACCGAGTAGACACATCAACTGGATCAGAGAGTTGTACAGTTACATGGCGCCTTATGTCTCAAGTAATCCAAGACAAGCATATGTGAACTACAGAGATCTAGACCTGGGACAGAACATGAACAACGCAAAGGTTAACTCCATAGAAGCTAAAACCTGGGGGGCTAAGTACTTCAAAGATAATTACAACAGACTGGTGAAGATTAAAACAAAGGTTGATCCAGAGAACTTCTTCAGATACGAGCAGAGCATTCCACCTATGGTGTAG